The genomic interval ATCATTGCCAAAAAACGTCAAATGCAGCAGTTCCAATACCGTCCCCtgcggagcaccactagtcacaggcagccaaccagaaaaggctcctttccttcccactcgctgcctcctgccattCCGCTacccatgccaatatctttcctgtaacgccaaataattttatcttgttcagcagtctCATACGTGGCAcctaatcaaatgccttctgaaaatccaagtaaatcacatccactgcatctcctttcttGACCCTGCGTCTTACTTCCTCGGAGaacagattggtcaggcatgatttccctttacagaaatcatgctgactttgacttattttgtaattagtctccaagtacctccaaACCTCAACTTTAATAagagactccaacactttcctaaccactgaggtttgGCTACCGGCCTATAACCTCCCCTCTttcaccttcctcctttcttaaagagtagagtgatatttgcaatcctccagtactccgggaccatgccagaatcaaatgatttttgaaggatcatgaccaatgcatccattatctctccaGCAAACCTCTCTCAGGTCTCTGTGATGTAGTCCATTTGGCCTGGTGACATATCCAACTTAAGAACTTTCAGTATGACGAACACGTTTTCTTTTATAAAAATGGCACTCACTTCTACTGCCTGTCACTTACGGAGCACTGCAcactgctagcgtcttccacagtgaagatataTGCAAAGTACCAATTgcgtttatctgccatttctttgtttcccattactatctcactaccatcatttttcagtgctccaatatcaactctcacctccctttgctctttatataactgaaaaaagtgTTTATTAtcatgctttatattattggcttgacTGCCCCCATatctcatcttttcccttcttatagcttttttagttgccttgtgtTGGATTTAAAAACCTTTCCATTCATCCAACTTTATACCCACTTTTGCTACcgtatatgccctttccttggcttttatgcagtccttaaattCCTTTGCCAGTCactgttgcctacccctgccgtTTGAGAACAACTTAGTTTGTGGgacacatctatcctgcacctcgtgaactattcccagaaacttcaggcaTCTATTTTCTGCCGTTATTCCCACTAGAATCCTCTCTTATCCACCTGGTAAAGTTCCTCTTTCATGGCTCTGTAAttacctttattccattgtgatactggcACATgtaagttatgcttctccctctcaaattgcagtttgaattccatcatttcatgatcactgcctcctaaggtccTTTTGCATTTAGCTCCCtattaagatctgggttattgcacaacacccagtctaagacaGCCTCTCCCCGCGTAGTCTCAAGCTCAAGCTGCTCTACAAAGCTATGTCGTAGGCATTCAATTGCCTCTCATGCGATCCGACACATTATGTATGCTTGTTTTTCCTAtttcccttgcatattgaagcccTCATTACAATTGTGGCATTACccttattatatgccttttccagcttcctttTAAATATCAACCACtcctcttggctactatttggaggcctatatatgattctcaTTAtgctttttttacccttgcaatttcttatctGCACCCATAAAGATACAACATTCTCTgatcctacgtcacctctttctaaacatGTAATTCCATATCGAACCAATAGAAACACAACACCTATTTGGTCCTGCTCGTCCTTTGGATACAaattatatcctttgatgttaagttcccaactatggccttcattcagccacgactcagtgacgcccacaacatcatactgttCTAAATATAATTGCACCAAGAGCTCGTCACCTTGTTCCGAATGCCACGTACaattaaatacaacaccttcagttttGCATCcgcgcccttttgaattttgtctctgtgATGCAATTCAACACTTCGCTCTGTCTGCATTGGAACACAGTCATGAGCTTGTCCTTCCTAATATTCATGtcacacccatcatctacttgtcaaCCTGCTGGCGCATCCTCGGCCCTATCATCCTGGTTCCTAATCCCCCTGCCATGTTAGTGTAAAatactcccaacagctccagtaaatctgcccgtaGGAATATTTGACCCCCTCGTATTCGTGCAACAcgtccattttgtacaggtcacgcctgtccCAATTATCCAAAAACCTGAATCCCGACACCCGCTGCAATTctccagccatgcatttatctgccacctcgtTCAATTCCTATcttcactgtcgtgtggcacagacagtaaCACGGAGATTTGAGTTTCAGCTTCTCAGCTTCTGTTTTCCAGGCATCCTCCCTTTTCTTCTTCCTATGCCATTGGTTCCAATATGTGCtacacttctggctgctcacctttccTTTTCAAGATATTGTGGTCGTGTCCAGAATCATTTCGGACAATGGCACCTCGGAGGCCAAGTATCATCGGTGTCTCCTTTTTGTGTCCATAGAACCGCCTACCTGtctccctgactatagagtcccctgatACTGCTGACATCCTTTTCAGTTTCCTGCTCTTCTGGGCAACATCAACCCTGAATTCATGTACAAGTTCACTAGAGCGGAGGAGACGGTAGAGGTGTGGTGGGGGCCTATTGCCTGAGTTCATGTACCGGCTCCTTGGAGAATAAGAGACTGTAGACCAGTGCGGGGTGTGTTACATCGTGACTGTCTCAGCCTGGAAAAGGAAACAGAAATTTTGTTCATTTTCTGTGGCTCAGTACTGACAGCTTAATCCTAAAGGAGTGTCAAGAACATGGGGTCCATTGTGGGAAAAGTAAAAGTTAGTACAGCAAGTAAAtgccccccttccccccactgttACCCTCTGCGGTGTTGCACAGTTCATCAGAAGCTGAGCAGTGAAACCACCCGCTTCACACAACACACTCCTCTCCAGAATCACGTGTGCATTTGGTGCTCGCTGGAACACCGGGGAATCTGCAAACTACCaacagaggggagagtggagcctTTAACAGCGAATCTGAATCAGATCAGAAATGTTTCCGGGCCATCGTTCATTTTCAGACACTCTTACCTCTGATCTCCTGATTCCACCCAAACAATGGCTTtaacaagttttttttaattagGGGAAATAAGTGGGTGTTCCatgttcatcagatcaggcatTGACAACCTATTTCTGTCCGTCATAAGATGTTCGAAGGAAACAcatggagactctgcgggcacaaactgagactctgagagtgaacacgatcctgatgagggagaaggtgaaggttttccagctggttgatcgatacgctgagctcacggtcatttctactgttcgagatcggagactggtggaacatgagctattgacaagaggcagagaccacgaggaatGGACACAGAAACATCTACGCAAAGAGCTGGAGAAAATTCACATTGCTCATCTATTTCAGAATAGTTACTCACATAGTTTTCGGGGCAAAATGAAAGGATTCTTCACAAGATCAAATtctgggagttcggcagcagtggccggagtcccggggatcgggaaaactacaatggtacaaaagattgtttatgactgggccacggggaaaatataccaacaattccactTTGTCTTCTGTTTCAAATTCcgagatttaaactccattaactgcagaataaacctgagggaactaattctagatcagtatccttactttgggaatttaCTGAgaaaggtctggaagaacccagaggaatTGCTGTTtgtattcgatggtttggatgaattcaagcacagaatcgattttgctgacagtcggagagatacagaacccaagcaccagtgcccagatcccgagtggtggtgtgaagtgtctgacattgtgtacagtttaatccagggcaagctgctcccagggtgttcagtgctggtgaccacccgccccactgcgttacatttattggaaaaggctgagatcagtgtctgggctgaaatcctgggatttgttggtgaggaacgtaAGGATtatttcatcaggtattttgaagatcagacggtggcagaagctgttttcaaacacgtggagGAGAAcaagatcctgtacaccatgagctacaatccctcctactgctggatcctcgctctggcactgggccccttcttcacacaaagagtcagggacccgcagcgagttcccaagaccatcacacaactgtactcctactatatttacaacatcctgaaaaaccacggccgtgagattgagaacccccgtgatgtgttactcagggttggtcagatggccttcagaggagtgtccgagatgaagattgtgtttacaaatggagatttgatcaagtacaatctgcagccttcccagttcctgtccgggttcctgatggagcttttggagagagaggattctgcccggagcgtggtgtacacattcccgcacctcaccatccaagagtttgtagctgcagtcgcacaattcctgaatccacatcccgagGATATCCTGAAATCCCTCACTAAAGCTCACAAAACGGCAGGTGGGCAATTTGatgtatttctccgttttgttgctggtctctcctccccaatgacagttcggggcctggaggagtttctgggtccatttcctcgtgaaacaacctgccgggtgattgactgggtgaaggaggaggttaaacgtcagagtggaaacacagagagtgaagctggtaaaaggagcctcctgaacacattgcactacctgtttgagtctcagaatcgtggactggctcaggccgcactgggatctgtggaaacactttcattcagtggaatgacactgaccccgattgactgcgcggtcctgtctcatgtcatcggacactgtgatacaataaaacacctcgacctggagaaatgccacattcagtgtgaaggaatccagcggctgggacccgggctgcacaagtgccaggagttgaggtaacttgatttatctctcactctgaactgtgaaactattccattgtgttgtttcaaagTTGGCAAAATTGTAGTAAATCAGATAATGTGACAAATACAGGACAGGACAGGTGAAAAATTACGCAGGGATATGAAGGTTTTGTGGGATGTTGGTGACTTCAGCGAAAAACTGCCATTAGTTTAATGgtggtaaatcacaggaatggaacagagcttcacacccccttccctGTCAGgaacaagagaccgtcagcagagtGCCCCGATGAggaggaaagaaataccattgtgggATTGTCCTCCCCCCACATTTTCCTTTGTGTAACTCTCACCATCAGTCTACCCTTGTTACTGCTCACTATCAGATACCCAGATCCCATTCGGGCACCTCCTCTACCGATTGTGAACCTCAGTTCAGACCCACACCTCTGAATCCACACGTTTTGTAGGATTATCTTTTCCCTTCGgcatcctcctctgggatctcttccccatccttcttCCTTCTGTAGGACGTgttcttccttctgtgggatcactctaccCATTCCCCTTCAGTCTTCACATTCCTTTGCCTCAGGTGGGATCTCACATCGACACCTTAGTCATTCACAAACCTTCCTCACAGTGGGACTTCCTCCCATCCTTCAACCCTGCCCCTCCCGCCCCTCTCACGTCAGGAACACTATTCTAACCGTCAGGGAATGGGACAGAACATGTGGAATTTACTGGGTCACTTCGACAGACTAAATTATtgacattcggtgaataccctggagctggtcaatgagggacattgacagtgaagggaactccgatcagtgatttactgaagggtttaatgtttcctgaaatatccgagtgagagaaatacCCTCAGACCCAccgtttgaatcactttgttcatcaatttgtttgtttgtgtttagacttggggagaatgaactgggagattcaggagtgaaactggtgtctgtggctctgaggaacccggagtgtaaaatacagacattgtggtaagtaccagactgtgggagattgtgtttacagtcactgggtgtctgacactgaacattaacgtgatcagtaattgtgttactgattaacattggggatttgtaccgtctcctgtctctctgtgtccttcaccctcactctctctcatctccaggttggggaatgtcggtctcacagattctggtgccgaggatctcatcaccgctctcagtacaaacccatcattGACTGGTCTGAACCTGAgtggtaataaactgggagattcagtagggaaactggtgtctgcggctctggagaacccggagtgtaaaatacagaaattgcggtaagtaccagactgtgggagattgtgcttacagtcactgggtgcctgacagtgaacattaatgtgatcagtaattgtgttactgataaacactggggatttgtaccatctccagtctctctgtgtccttcaccctcactctttctcatctccaggctgagtgatgtcggtctcacagtttctggtgccgaggatctcgccagCGATCTCATTAAAAATCGATCACTCACGGATCTGGACCTGAGTGCTAATAACCTGGGAGatccaggagtgaaactggtgtctgcggctctgaggaacccggagtgtaaaatacagaaactgtggtaagtaccagactgtgggagattgtgtttacagtcactgggtgtctgacaacgaacattaatgtgatcagtaattgtgtcactgataaacactggggatttgtgccgtctcctgtctctctgtgtccttcaccctcactctctctcatctccaggctggggggtgtctgtctatcagaTTCTGGTGTCGAGGATCTCGTCTCAGCTATCATTTCAAACCGATTGCTAACGCGGCTGAACCTGGAATCAAACTGGCTCACAGACCGATCTATCCCCGCTCTTCGTCGCCTTATATTAGCACTCCCGAGTCTGGAGCGGATCGTGTAAGTGTCAAGGTTCAATATGATTAAAAAAACctgcggatccgcgggttttctggtgatatttgtctgtgagtgttgttgaaacattaaccccattcccctgttactgacactgttgtgtaatctgtttatttcatctttattctcccatctgtttcaggctggcgGAGAATCGGTTCAGTCAAACCGGGGAGAAGGAACTAAGATCTCTCCAGGAACCCAGACCTGGACTGAGAGTGATATTTGACCGTCGGAATATGTGAACATTTtcgcccgcgggatggggacacTGAGGCAGATTTCCCGGTTTTACCTTTAACGGTCGCCTTTAACGTCCGCGCTCCAGAATTATTTCCAATATACTCCGACTCCAGCCGAGCGTGCCCTGACGTAAGAGAATGTCCCGTAGCTGAGCATTTCCGTCTGCAGTGCCGCGGCCCTGCTTCCGCCGGATGTCCTGGTGCAGGTTTCTCccagagaaaccggggaattacaCAGACAGGAATTACATAGCGGGCCATTATCACTCTGGAACACCACTGTCCCGGGTGGGATTATCCGGGAAGGGGATCGCCTTGTCACTTTGGGCTGAGGACGGTATACTCGGCAGTCTTGCCGCTTTTAACAAATACCTTGGTGGTAACCCTGGGTTCTCAGCGATATCGGACACTGCCCtggtgtgattttataatcatccgTTCcacgatgcagagtgacggtgaaaaacgggactgattattcagtCGTTGTATCAAATGAGTCTTACTGGACGAACGAACACAGACCTAAGATTACTGCTGCACCGCGCACCCAGTGCACTGTGACAACAGTCCATATCCCCTCACAGCAGAGCAGCATCTCATTTCCAGCCAAATGAAGGACAGTCTCACAGAAACTGATTGCCTCCCGCGCTCTCCTCGCTCGATACCTCTCCCGTTATCTTCTCGCTCCCTAACCCGCGATCTCCTCGCTCCCGTCCCCACGCCCTACCGCTCCCATCCGCGTGCTCAACTTGCATACCTATCCGCCTGGGGTCACCCTTTGCACCTACCACCGGCCTACTGTCCTTCATATCGCATTCCGCGAACATCTTGCGCCTACCATATCCTCGCTCTCTCGCTGCTGAACAGTGTCAAACCCCTGCGTACTGCAcagcccattaccctccattGTCGCATCATCCCCTTGCCTATGCAAATCTCTTAAAACTCTGGAATGTATCTGACTCACGAGCACAATGCCCAGGATCTCGCCCCCCCACCACCGCCGACTCTGCACTCTCCTCGCTTCCCACCACCAACCCGCACTCTGCACGCTGTCCTCACTCGGCTCTCTGGCCGATCTCTCCGAGTTGACACCCGCACTCTCCCTGCGCCAGTCACCCAAATCCTTCCCTTGCGCCCGAACTACCTCGAACCTCTCCCCACTCACAGCCTATAAATTTCCATACTTCTGTCGTCCCTGTGCTTATCTGAGAGTCTCTAAATTTTTCTGCATGCATTTGCCTCCATAACTACCTTCGGCAGGGCATTTCTGTCTGTGCCTCCTTACTGtggaaaattttttttaaaaactttccctAAATCTTCCTGCATGTAATGTAAACATTTGTGCCTATATTAATATCTCTTCaaaatccctaatgtatctgcttctaccaccaaccCAGGCAACGTATTCCAGGCACGATCCACAGTCTGTGTTAAAATAGAGACCTATCCCCAGATCTCTGTTGCAATTGCCGCGTCTCactttaaatgtatgccctctattgtttgacatttcaactctgggaaaaataTCCTGTCTGTTTACCATATCCATGCTTCTCATAAACTTATAATCTGTACCTTCCTTCTCCTCCCCTCCGGAGAAAATTGCCCAAGTTTATCCAGACTCTTGTTATAGCCGATGCCCTGATAAAAGTCTtttgcaccctcttcaaagcctcgACATTCCAGTTCAAATTTCCAAGTAAAATCTATTATCAGACTGCCTAATTGTCACCACACATAACAGAGAGATCTTTTTTGTGTGTGGGTATActttgcaaatctatagaacagtaacatcAGGAACGATAGACTGTACACAGCTGTGCAAACACAGATATAACTTGCTGTAAGTCACGTCGTTGTTGGTCTGGAACAGACCGGACGGTAGATTTACACACCTGAACATCCCGAGTGAAACAACAGAAACATACAACCACATGTCTCTGTGGAACCAAATTCCCAGACAAAGTAGGAGGGATTTTAGTCTATTGATTTATTCAAATTGAATTCAAATTTCCAGCAACGTTGCGAGGTTATGAACACATTCCCAATGCTCAATGTTAACTTCATGATGGAAAGGCATTTCCACATTATTTTGTGATTTCAACGGTCAATGTCGATTCATGGATGTTTATATTCCGCAGTGTGAAAGTTTCAGAAGGCAGTACGTGCAGCTGATCCACTTCTTCCATAATCGGAGGTGTTCCAATCTGTTGAGGGATATTAAATTAAGTGAATAAGAAAAGTCATGATAAGGCGTAGTTTTtacgtgcttggaagtaggtacagaggagatgtcgggggtactttttttacattaagtgcgtggaatgggctgccggcggcagtggtggagacggaagcgacagggtctttcaagagactcctggatggctacatagtGCTCAGAAAAATTGTGGGCTATGGCTATAGGTAACTccaaggcagggacatgttcagcacagctttatgGTCCGAAGGGCTTATATTGTGCTATAGCTTTTCGATGTTTCTATCTTTCTAGGTAAGATGTGCCTATCACCTGTGGTCTCATTGGacgaatggaaaaagcctgcctctAACTATTCCAGACTCCGGCAGTGATGCGTCAGTTATTGCTACGACGAtgtctttttttgtattttacatTATCTTTGTCAGAACTAACGTCTGCCTGTCAATTTTGCTTCAGAAAGATAAATCACAGTATTAAGCATTATTATTTATGTTAAGTTTACTTTTCTAGCCAATTAAACAAGAAACTTCTAATGTGAATGCTAAGAACTATTGACTTTCAGTTCTGTGGATGGTTTGGAGGGAGGGATCGATTATCCTTGGAATATGGGGAAAGTGACGGAATCTGCCGCGGTGATATACAAGTTTTAAGGGCAGAAGTAAAGGAGATGAAGCGATTCTGATCTCATTGTGGACCGCCGGAACCGGAAGAATTGAATGAATGTGCCTCGAAAGTTCTAACAAAGGTTGAAAGCACATTCTATACAGCGAATAGAAATGCAGAGAATGGATGACATGTGCATTCACTTGGACAATTGTTGGATTGGTAGAAAAACCGTTGCACAGGTTTGTTAAATCCAAAATGGTTCTTCCTAACACGGTAGAATCCTTCAGTGAAGCAGACGATAAGCAAGCAAATGAAATGGGACGGTTACAGACTTCTAAAAGCCCTGGGTTCCCCACAAGATTTAATATCGTGGAATAACAGGAACTGCTATTCTACAGAAATAACGCGAACGTGGCACATGTCTCCCCAACAGCGCCTCCTACTGAGCCCAAAACCTCCCACACCAAAACCCACTGTCCATCCCATCACCACAGTGGTTTCGCATTGAAATCATGGACACCCGTGATGTTTTACAGACACCCAAAGACCTCACATGGAGTCATTGATCCCTCCTTCTGCACCTGCCTCTTCCCGATCGATATATGGCAATGGCTTTAATCCTTCCCACGAACTTTTTCCAGTGATCTCATCAGATCCCAGCAGGAAGCACCGCTGTAGCCCGCTGCCCTATTAATCCCCGACTCCGCTA from Hemitrygon akajei unplaced genomic scaffold, sHemAka1.3 Scf000171, whole genome shotgun sequence carries:
- the LOC140724187 gene encoding NACHT, LRR and PYD domains-containing protein 3-like isoform X2 → MDTDLNSAISAFLSNCEDHQLFRLTRFYKERLEQSVTELAEKGNRTGASKLLLDLVMEKGSGARRVMWESFVKLHHHLPKLSRILEEIRERGDGQFAYMDTERGLSEVPRHLKDVRRKHMETLRAQTETLRVNTILMREKVKVFQLVDRYAELTVISTVRDRRLVEHELLTRGRDHEEWTQKHLRKELEKIHIAHLFQNSYSHSFRGKMKGFFTRSNSGSSAAVAGVPGIGKTTMVQKIVYDWATGKIYQQFHFVFCFKFRDLNSINCRINLRELILDQYPYFGNLLRKVWKNPEELLFVFDGLDEFKHRIDFADSRRDTEPKHQCPDPEWWCEVSDIVYSLIQGKLLPGCSVLVTTRPTALHLLEKAEISVWAEILGFVGEERKDYFIRYFEDQTVAEAVFKHVEENKILYTMSYNPSYCWILALALGPFFTQRVRDPQRVPKTITQLYSYYIYNILKNHGREIENPRDVLLRVGQMAFRGVSEMKIVFTNGDLIKYNLQPSQFLSGFLMELLEREDSARSVVYTFPHLTIQEFVAAVAQFLNPHPEDILKSLTKAHKTAGGQFDVFLRFVAGLSSPMTVRGLEEFLGPFPRETTCRVIDWVKEEVKRQSGNTESEAGKRSLLNTLHYLFESQNRGLAQAALGSVETLSFSGMTLTPIDCAVLSHVIGHCDTIKHLDLEKCHIQCEGIQRLGPGLHKCQELRLGENELGDSGVKLVSVALRNPECKIQTLWLGNVGLTDSGAEDLITALSTNPSLTGLNLSGNKLGDSVGKLVSAALENPECKIQKLRLSDVGLTVSGAEDLASDLIKNRSLTDLDLSANNLGDPGVKLVSAALRNPECKIQKLWLGGVCLSDSGVEDLVSAIISNRLLTRLNLESNWLTDRSIPALRRLILALPSLERIVLAENRFSQTGEKELRSLQEPRPGLRVIFDRRNM
- the LOC140724187 gene encoding NACHT, LRR and PYD domains-containing protein 3-like isoform X1, whose translation is MDTDLNSAISAFLSNCEDHQLFRLTRFYKERLEQAIEEGVEGVGFMLMGEDHFTGPEYHSVTELAEKGNRTGASKLLLDLVMEKGSGARRVMWESFVKLHHHLPKLSRILEEIRERGDGQFAYMDTERGLSEVPRHLKDVRRKHMETLRAQTETLRVNTILMREKVKVFQLVDRYAELTVISTVRDRRLVEHELLTRGRDHEEWTQKHLRKELEKIHIAHLFQNSYSHSFRGKMKGFFTRSNSGSSAAVAGVPGIGKTTMVQKIVYDWATGKIYQQFHFVFCFKFRDLNSINCRINLRELILDQYPYFGNLLRKVWKNPEELLFVFDGLDEFKHRIDFADSRRDTEPKHQCPDPEWWCEVSDIVYSLIQGKLLPGCSVLVTTRPTALHLLEKAEISVWAEILGFVGEERKDYFIRYFEDQTVAEAVFKHVEENKILYTMSYNPSYCWILALALGPFFTQRVRDPQRVPKTITQLYSYYIYNILKNHGREIENPRDVLLRVGQMAFRGVSEMKIVFTNGDLIKYNLQPSQFLSGFLMELLEREDSARSVVYTFPHLTIQEFVAAVAQFLNPHPEDILKSLTKAHKTAGGQFDVFLRFVAGLSSPMTVRGLEEFLGPFPRETTCRVIDWVKEEVKRQSGNTESEAGKRSLLNTLHYLFESQNRGLAQAALGSVETLSFSGMTLTPIDCAVLSHVIGHCDTIKHLDLEKCHIQCEGIQRLGPGLHKCQELRLGENELGDSGVKLVSVALRNPECKIQTLWLGNVGLTDSGAEDLITALSTNPSLTGLNLSGNKLGDSVGKLVSAALENPECKIQKLRLSDVGLTVSGAEDLASDLIKNRSLTDLDLSANNLGDPGVKLVSAALRNPECKIQKLWLGGVCLSDSGVEDLVSAIISNRLLTRLNLESNWLTDRSIPALRRLILALPSLERIVLAENRFSQTGEKELRSLQEPRPGLRVIFDRRNM
- the LOC140724187 gene encoding NACHT, LRR and PYD domains-containing protein 3-like isoform X3 — encoded protein: METLRAQTETLRVNTILMREKVKVFQLVDRYAELTVISTVRDRRLVEHELLTRGRDHEEWTQKHLRKELEKIHIAHLFQNSYSHSFRGKMKGFFTRSNSGSSAAVAGVPGIGKTTMVQKIVYDWATGKIYQQFHFVFCFKFRDLNSINCRINLRELILDQYPYFGNLLRKVWKNPEELLFVFDGLDEFKHRIDFADSRRDTEPKHQCPDPEWWCEVSDIVYSLIQGKLLPGCSVLVTTRPTALHLLEKAEISVWAEILGFVGEERKDYFIRYFEDQTVAEAVFKHVEENKILYTMSYNPSYCWILALALGPFFTQRVRDPQRVPKTITQLYSYYIYNILKNHGREIENPRDVLLRVGQMAFRGVSEMKIVFTNGDLIKYNLQPSQFLSGFLMELLEREDSARSVVYTFPHLTIQEFVAAVAQFLNPHPEDILKSLTKAHKTAGGQFDVFLRFVAGLSSPMTVRGLEEFLGPFPRETTCRVIDWVKEEVKRQSGNTESEAGKRSLLNTLHYLFESQNRGLAQAALGSVETLSFSGMTLTPIDCAVLSHVIGHCDTIKHLDLEKCHIQCEGIQRLGPGLHKCQELRLGENELGDSGVKLVSVALRNPECKIQTLWLGNVGLTDSGAEDLITALSTNPSLTGLNLSGNKLGDSVGKLVSAALENPECKIQKLRLSDVGLTVSGAEDLASDLIKNRSLTDLDLSANNLGDPGVKLVSAALRNPECKIQKLWLGGVCLSDSGVEDLVSAIISNRLLTRLNLESNWLTDRSIPALRRLILALPSLERIVLAENRFSQTGEKELRSLQEPRPGLRVIFDRRNM